The Magnolia sinica isolate HGM2019 chromosome 10, MsV1, whole genome shotgun sequence genome includes a window with the following:
- the LOC131217248 gene encoding prefoldin subunit 1 — MADEANKTAFLELQGRMIETTGKLKQVQNQMRNKEGEKKRAFLTLEELRQLADDTNTYKSIGKAFVLEPKSVLVNEQEQKLKDSEAAIASLLTSKEYLEKQMTEVENNLRELLQQDPGIAHQIMSMSVV, encoded by the exons ATGGCTGATGAAGCGAACAAAACg GCATTTCTAGAGCTACAGGGCCGCATGATAGAGACCACAGGAAAATTGAAGCAG GTGCAAAATCAGATGCGCAataaagaaggagaaaagaaacgtGCCTTCCTAACATTAGAGGAATTGCGGCAGTTAGCAGACGACACAAATACATACAAATCTATTG GGAAAGC GTTTGTTTTGGAGCCAAAATCGGTCCTTGTGAATGAGCAGGAGCAGAAGCTGAAGGATAGTGAGGCTGCTATAGCTTCATTGCTG ACATCGAAAGAGTATTTGGAGAAGCAAATGACAGAGGTAGAGAACAATCTTAGAGAGTTACTACAGCAAGATCCAGGAATCGCCCATCAGATAATGTCCATGTCTGTTGTGTAA